From a region of the Tursiops truncatus isolate mTurTru1 chromosome 13, mTurTru1.mat.Y, whole genome shotgun sequence genome:
- the LOC117307739 gene encoding glutathione S-transferase theta-2-like, with protein MVLELFLDLYSPPCRAIYIFTRKNSIPFEMHPVELAQGEHLKPEFLKVNPLEKVPALRDGDFLVAESESSSEGWELDQGAALGLKLGASEWKGPVDAVQLQQLLGKLTRALQHPDQEVLAARPFLATEQVSLTDLMAFTELMQPTAVGCDLFQDWSWLAVWRARVEATLGLELVQEAHRC; from the exons ATGGTGCTTGAGCTCTTTCTGGACCTGTACTCACCCCCCTGCCGTGCCATCTACATTTTCACCAGGAAGAACAGCATCCCCTTTGAGATGCACCCTGTGGAGCTGGCACAGG GGGAGCACCTGAAACCTGAATTCCTGAAGGTGAACCCCCTGGAGAAGGTGCCTGCCCTCAGGGATGGGGACTTTCTGGTGGCCGAGAG CGAATCCAGCTcagagggctgggagctggacCAGGGGGCTGCTTTGGGGCTAAAGCTGGGAGCTTCAGAGTGGAAGGGG CCTGTGGATGCTGTGCAGCTGCAGCAGCTGTTGGGGAAGCTGACGCGTGCTTTGCAGCACCCGGATCAGGAGGTCCTGGCGGCCAGACCCTTCCTGGCCACTGAGCAGGTCTCCCTGACAGATCTGATGGCATTCACAGAGCTGATGCAG CCCACTGCCGTCGGCTGCGACCTCTTCCAAGACTGGTCCTGGCTTGCTGTGTGGCGAGCCCGTGTGGAGGCCACCCTGGGCCTTGAGCTCGTCCAGGAGGCCCACAG GTGCTGA
- the MIF gene encoding macrophage migration inhibitory factor produces the protein MPMFLVNTNVPRASVPDGLLSELTQQLAQATGKPAQYIAVHVVPDQLMAFGGSSEPCALCSLHSIGKIGGAQNRSYSKLLCGLLAERLRISPDRIYINYYDMNAANVGWNGSTFA, from the exons ATGCCGATGTTCCTGGTGAACACCAACGTGCCCCGCGCCTCTGTGCCGGACGGGCTCCTCTCCGAGCTCACCCAGCAGCTGGCGCAGGCCACTGGCAAGCCGGCGCAG TACATCGCGGTGCACGTGGTGCCGGACCAACTCATGGCCTTCGGGGGCTCCAGCGAGCCGTGCGCACTCTGCAGCCTGCACAGCATCGGCAAGATCGGCGGCGCGCAGAACCGCTCCTACAGCAAGCTGCTGTGCGGCCTACTGGCCGAACGCCTGCGCATCAGCCCGGACAG GATCTACATCAACTACTACGACATGAACGCGGCTAACGTGGGCTGGAACGGCTCCACCTTCGCCTGA
- the SLC2A11 gene encoding solute carrier family 2, facilitated glucose transporter member 11 — translation MEDEHEPPLQPRTQVTRSRDPSPPHPLRPVRLRTCLGRALWLSLKSGTLCPLLSPQFQGRVLLLIICAAGIGGTFQFGYNLSIINAPTSYIQEFTNETWRMRTDWPLPDHLVLLVWSLIVSLYPVGGLLGALLAGPLAITLGRKKSLLVNNIFVVAAATLFGFSRRAGSFEMIMLGRLLVGVSAGVSMNVQPMYLGESTPKELRGAVAMTSAIFAALGVVMGQVVGLRELLGGPQAWPLLLASCLVPGVLQLASLPLLPESPRYLLIDCGDSEACLAALQRLRGPADLAEELAELERERAACQGRRARRPWELFRDRALRRQVTSLVVLGGAMELCGNDTVYAYASAVFSQARIPPEKVQYAAIGTGGCELLATLLSCVVIERVGRRMLLMVGYGLMTCWGSVFTAALCLQSSLPWMPYLAMSCVFAFILSFGIGPAGVTRILATELFDQMARPAAYMVCGMLMWTMLFLVGLGFPFIVEGLSHFLYVPFLCVCVCGAVYTGFFLPETRGKSFMDISEELHRLNFPGVEPGPRVDRPEVIRSTEL, via the exons TCAGGCactctgtgtcctctcctctctcctcagtTCCAGGGCAGGGTCCTGCTGCTGATCATCTGTGCGGCTGGCATTGGTGGGACTTTTCAATTTGGCTACAACCTCTCCATCATCAATGCCCCGACTTCG TACATTCAAGAATTCACCAATGAGACGTGGCGGATGCGAACTGACTGGCCGCTGCCCGACCATCTGGTCCTGCTTGTGTGGTCCCTCATCGTGTCTCTGTACCCCGTGGGGGGCCTTCTGGGAGCGCTGCTTGCTGGCCCCTTGGCCATCACACTGGGGAG GAAGAAGTCCCTGCTGGTGAATAACATCTTCGTGGTGGCTGCGGCGACCCTGTTTGGCTTCAGCCGCAGAGCAGGCTCCTTTGAGATGATCATGCTGGGACGGCTGCTCGTGGGCGTCAGCGCag GTGTGAGCATGAACGTCCAGCCCATGTACCTGGGGGAGAGCACACCCAAGGAGCTCCGAGGGGCTGTGGCCATGACCTCAGCCATCTTCGCCGCCCTGGGGGTCGTGATGGGTCAGGTGGTTGGACTCAG GGAGCTCCTGGGTGGCCCGCAGGCCTGGCCCCTGCTGCTGGCCAGCTGCCTGGTGCCTGGGGTGCTCCAgctggcctccctgcccctgctccccGAGAGCCCACGCTACCTCCTCATTGACTGTGGAGACTCCGAGGCCTGTCTGGCAG cgctGCAGCGGCTGCGGGGCCCCGCGGACCTGGCCGAGGAGCTGGCCGAGTTGGAGCGGGAGCGCGCCGCCTGCCAGGGCCGGCGCGCGCGGCGCCCGTGGGAGCTGTTCCGGGACCGCGCGCTGCGGAGGCAGGTGACGAGCCTGGTGGTGCTGGGCGGGGCCATGGAGCTGTGCGGGAACGACACG GTGTACGCGTACGCGTCGGCAGTGTTCAGCCAGGCGCGGATTCCCCCGGAGAAGGTCCAGTACGCCGCCATCGGGACCGGGGGCTGCGAGCTGCTGGCGACGCTGCTCAGC TGTGTGGTGATCGAGAGGGTGGGCCGACGGATGCTGCTGATGGTGGGGTACGGCCTGATGACCTGCTGGGGGAGCGTCTTCACAGCGGCCCTGTGCCTGCAG AGCTCCCTCCCCTGGATGCCCTACCTGGCCATGTCCTGCGTCTTTGCCTTCATCCTCAGCTTTGGCATTGGCCCTG CCGGAGTGACCAGGATCCTGGCCACAGAGCTGTTTGACCAGATGGCCCGGCCTGCTGCCTACATGGTCTGCGGGATGCTCATGTGGACCATGCTCTTCCTAGTCGGGCTGGGGTTCCCCTTCATCGTG GAGGGCTTGTCCCACTTCCTCTATGttcctttcctctgtgtctgtgtctgtggggCCGTCTACACTGGCTTCTTCCTCCCTGAGACCAGAGGGAAGAGCTTCATGGACATCTCAGAGGAATTGCACAGACTCAACTTCCCCGGGGTGGAGCCAGGGCCCCGCGTGGACAGGCCGGAGGTCATCCGGTCCACAGAACTCTAG